Part of the Quercus robur chromosome 5, dhQueRobu3.1, whole genome shotgun sequence genome, TCCTTGCCTTTGGGTTAAAGGGCACCCCCACCCACAACAGATGGGTAGCCAACTTCTCAAATTGATAAGGATTTGGGGTATCCCCACAAATCAACACACAACAGACCCTTCCCAGCATGCTATCTAGTTCTTCTACATACAAactacctcttttttttttttttttttttcttcttcttttcttttttttttttaattaaaaaaaaaaaaaaaaaacacacacacacacacacattgtcaatcttggtaatttttttttttcaattacctTTATCAATCTTATACCTTTCCTCACATGGGCCattggataaaaaaatttaaagaactcATAAGGTAGGGcatctaaaaaatttaactaattaaattttatttctgtATTGATAACAAAACCATACAAACTACATGTTTACTTGGAAGTTCAATCTCCAAATGGACCTCTGTCTCATATTCTAAATCACAACAATAGTAGCTAGTATCCACTAATCAATACTTTAAAGTataaccaccccccccccctcccccccatgAAGTACAGGTACAGATTCAGATTCAGGTACGGGTGCAGATATGGGACTCGGGAGTGCgacgattaaaaaattatttttatttatattttctatatattgctaatttactaagcattttttttatatatataatggtaaaCATATACCAATTTAAGATTAATGGtaaacatatattaataaatttaaaagcatatatatatatatatattataatgtttACACAACTTCAATTTTAGCCCaataacatatttataatattaaattattttccttaaaagaaaaagagtaatgAGGTGATAAAATCAAAgtattaaagaataataaaaactgATGGATAAAGGtgataaaatcaaaaaatcaaaacttgtatttttacTGTTTTCACAAGTTCcaacattttttatctttttgacttttcaagTTCTTATCTCTTATACCAATACACCTATTCAAAAAACTATCCACAATCCACAACTTTCTACCATGCTCTCTTTGTCACAATTTCAAGTAAGCGCACATGAAGCAATCGTCCttatctcttctttcttctctctctctctctctctctctctctctctctctctctctctctctctctctctctctctctctctctctctctctctctctcaagaccACATGAAGCAGAAGAATGGAGGCTGGCAACATGGTGGCAGCCCGTTTTGGCTAGAATCAAGCCGTATCAGCCATTTCCGCCAGAATCGGCATGAAACGGCGTGAATCGACAtgaatccaaaaaaagaaaaaaaaaaaaaaaaagacgtgGCATGGATGTGCGGTCAACGGCGTTGCACACTGCACACTGCGTCAGTGTGCATTGGGTGCTGATGTGGCAGTCCTGGAGCTGCACCCGTGCTTTCTAGTAGCCCCCACAACAATTCTCCATAATAAGCCCTTCAACCTTTTATGAATTTTGCTTTTCCATGGCATTTCCCACAACACAGTACTCTGATAGGAAATCTTTGAGCTTCATCAAGCGAGGATTACGACAGTGAGCATgttgagaaaaaagagaagatggCATCAGTGCCTACTGCCTACTAAAAGTTTCAGATATAAATTTTGATCACTTAAAATCTTTAAGTGAAAAATCATTATAAACaacagaaaattaaatattacaccACCTAtaacttatttacaaaatataatcaTGGCCGGTGCAAACAATgtgcttgaaaaaaaaaaaaaaaaaaaaaaaaacactgccACCTAGATTTTGGTTAAATGCAATTATCAGCGTACATAGTAATAACATCaaattttcaaaccaaaattaaaactGATCTTCTCTGGGAATGCAAATTGAGAGCTCTGACACGGAAGTATATACCATTAGCTTTTGTAATATGAGGATCATTTTCCAGTTTTGATTACTGCATTTGCATTGAATGTTTGAAAGTATACAAATGCCGAAGGTTTGTTTGTTCTCATTCTCAATCTGCCTCTGGTACTCCAAATACTCATCAAGCATTCTTTGATCTTTCTCCTCCACACTCCACTGGCAAAAGTTTCCATTTGTCTTGCCCCAATTCATCAATGGCTACAGGACCAACAATCTCAAGATTAGGAGGAACATCTCCACCATGTGCTTCAGGGAGGGAACTGAAGCACAGCACAGGTGAAAACACATTGAGCTTTATTTAACCCTGAgacttatttttgctaaacaTTTTCCTGCTGCTCCTAGTTACCTCCAGTTGCCTACAATAAGCAAATTGTGTATTTTTGGGACATTATTTTGCATGATagattttctatatattgtgGAAACTAGGACCACTCTACAGATCttatatctttctttctttctgagaAAATGCAAAGTTTATATCCAATTAACTAGCTGCTGTGATAATCTGTTTCAGTAAGTGCGAGTGTTCAATATCTGTTGTACATCATATGTATTAGATTGCCCAATTTATTATTCTTTCAGAGTCCGGATCCTTAAAAACTATTATTCTAGTAAATTTGATCCACATTTTCCTAACTTGGCTACCTTTAAAATACCCATTTCATTTATCTATCTTCCAGTTTTGTTTCACCTTTAATGATCTCTAGCTCCTCAATATCTTAAGTCTTTAGCATCTAATTCAAGTAAATTtgtccaaattcttcatcttatgctaatatttaacatgttagATGCTCTTATTTTCCCACTTTTAGTTCATGCCCGTCTTCATTTTTTCTGGTGAATTTATAAATGTGTAGCTTTAGACAACAGTAACTACCATAAATAGAAAACAGAACAATGATCAGAATACAAGGccttttatttctttgactTTCTTTTAtcccttttcttatttttttccttggaaTTTCCCTGTCCTTGTCTTGCATTACCACCTCCTTTgtcagtctttttttttttatcaagatCATCAAATTCTGATATCAATGCTTCTTCTACAGCCTCATACTTCTTTTCTGCATCTTTGTTGGCCTGTTCTTCCAGTTGTGCCTATAAAAGGAGAATAGTACACCGAAAACATCAAATCATAGATGGGTAAGAAGGTAAGTATATGAAATACTTCAACCAAACAGGAAGGAGAATCCAACACAAACCCGCATGAATGACTTCAGCAGGGGCACCAAAATTGATCGGTAGTCATAATTAGTTACTGCTTTAATTTTCTTCCCTGTCTGCTGCATATTTATAGTAGTTGTCCTGATTATAGCATCCAATTTGTAAAGCTGCAACAACAAACATACTAAGATTCAATCCTATAGAAGTTCATCAAGCATCATCTTTAATATCACACACAACAATGAAAATTTGACAGGTTCATAAATTTGGCTATATCATACCTTTGCATCCATCTCATCAATCTGCTTCTCAATCAACAATCTTATTTCATTGTCCACATGATCTTCTCTCAAAATATTCCATAAGATATCCAACTCGAAAATATTACCATTTGTGCTTGCAATCTGTCTCTGATTTGACAAGAGATACTTGTAGCTCACTGGTTCGTACCCAAactcttctcttctcttatcTTCTTTAACACATATACTCTCCAAATTCTGCCATACCTTAATGTCTCTCAAATATTGTACTTTTTTCTTACAAATGCTCAGCAACCGGTTAAATTCAACCCCATAGATCTTGTAAAGCTCTTTCCCTTGACTTCTACTAGCTTCTCTCAAATTTGTCCACTGCTTTAATTGCTCCCCAATATTAGTACCTCCCTTCAATAACCAATCCAAAATATCATCTTTATATTCATCATCATTTAATTCGATTTCATCATCAGTACTAGAAGTAACAGCAGCTCCATCATTCGGCACCATAAGCTCTCCACGCAGCATTCTCATGTCAAAAACTACACAAGAGAAGTCCTCATTGAAAACAATCTTCTCATAATTAGCAACACTATGCTCACCTATAGCCGTCTCCATTCCAAGACTCAAGACGAGCCTCCGTAACCCACAAACATTGGCAAGATCATCCAAGAACTCGAACACAAGATTAAGCTCAGAGATGCCAAGAAAGCACACTGAAAGCAGGGTCCGGTTTATCCCATATTCCATAAGCAGCTGTTCCGGGACTTGCTTCTTCAGCATTTCCAATATCAAGTTCATCAACGCCGAAAGATGACTAGAACAAAAACATTTTATACCCACGAACTGGCGTAACACTGCTCGAATTTTGTTAATGATCTCTTCGCGCCGTCTATCGTCGCAATAAGGCCACTTTTGTTTCATGAAATCTTTATCTCCACCCTCGTTTCTTGACAAATCTTCCAATATTTTATTAGCTTCGACCACGTTCACGGGTTTCCATTTTCCTGATTCAACAGTGTCCCAGAgtgaatcaaataaaaattctggAAGGACTGAATCTAACTCAACGGAAAAAGTCCCTAAATGCACCCTCTTCATATGCTCCCCAGTCAATTTGGCATCGAAAAACCTCTCTCCGCACCAACGACACTCTGTGTTACTTGAAAACTTCCAATTCTTCGCCCCCGTCGCGTACTCCACCGCCTGTTTCATCACCTCCATGGCCAATTTGTTCTTAGCAAAATGCAGTTTAAGGTCTTCGATTTGAATCCTCAACAAATCCTTCTTTTGCTCCATAGTCATCGTGTCATTCCAGTAAGTCTTGACTCGTCTCTCCACCGTGTCGACATCCAACACGACTACTTTCTTGAGGTTCTtgatctttcttttgttttctggCAAAGGCATCAATTCCGGCGTTTCGAAGTTCTTACTCGCTGTTATAGCTCTCTCTTCGATCTCTTCCTTTCGTTCTTGTAGTTCTTGAATCTCATTCTTTAAATTTTCCAAGTATTTAGTGTCTATGAGATACTTGCTTTGTAGTTTGATGAGTCTGAGACACGTTCTGAATTCTTCAATTCGGGGCTCTGTGGCCAAATCTTCTGGGGCAAATTCGATGGCTAAACCAGCATCGCAAGCTTCTATCACAGGTTCATGGCCGGCATTGGCGTCATATTCAGTTAACTTGAAGAGTGCGTTGACATGGAAGAACCAGCAGGCGAGGGAGTTGGGGCACAAGCGCACGGCTCGCTTGGATAAGTCCACGGCTTCTTTGACGTGATTGAAAGTTTCGGCGAGTTGGAGGAGACCGTCGTCAGATGAAACGGGAGTGGTGGAGTGTTCGGCAGAAAACACGAATTTTAAGTGACAGAAGCCGAGGACAGCGAGAGCAAGAGCGGAGCTTGGGTGTTGGGACAGAGTGGCCTCGACAAGAATCAAGGCTTTGGTGTAGTTCCCATTTTGGTGTTCTTTCATGGCGTCTTCCACTTCTTTGGTGATGGTGGGGGATTGATCATCGGAGAGTGATGGGGGTGCACGTGCATTGCatttcttcttgatcttcattttGGAGGGAAATCGAGAATAGGGGAGGAGTGGTTTGAATCTAGCTAATTGGTTTTACGAAGGAAGTTAAAGTGGGTGAGCCGAATCTATATATATGACACGAAGAGCAAAGGCCCAAATGCGGAAAAAAGGATTTTAACCAATCTCAAtgagggtgtttttttttttttttttttttttttttttttgataagaaatagTTTCAATCTAGATGattactttttatcatcagactaatcGAACTTTAGATCTTTATTTAATGAGAGACTTTATCAAATAAGTTAATTGAAACCACGAAAGCCAAATAGAGGAATAAACTAATGCAATATGTTTAgtttaacttttatattttgtgttttaaggatattcatataaatagtaaattaaactatatagtttcaaaaataCTAACTAAATCCTAACTTAATCTAATGGtacatttcaaaaaaataaaaaaaaaactctgagAAAGAGTGATGTAGAATGGACAGCACATGCATTCCTGGAGCAGCAGGGGCGTAGGAAGTCACAACGCAAGATCAAAAGGGGGTGCCAGTAGGGGCCATCGGGGTAACAGTGTcggaattgcatgaaatttggcaggtTGAAGGGAAACGGCATTCTGATCCAGAATCATGTCATGAACGTCGCTGAAATTTAGGCGAATTCCTTCATTAAGGCCCCGAAAACaatgtttttgctatttatagtaatatttgtttttccttaataacttttaatttaaaagtcaGAATAAGGTCCCGTCTATTTTGGGATGACCCTTAAGGTcagtagtttatgattttgcatttaactcaattttgcccTTTTTGGCAAAATTCGGTATTTTTGTGACCTAATCGCGTAATTAGGgcgaattagggtttttaggcgtttttctcaatatttatatgttttgtagccgTCAGTGGCAAATtagactattatcaataaacacagacgttttgtcaaattttcttCTAGTAGATTCCAATTTAtttctccttgtggattcaggGAAATCCCTCgtggattcgaggtttactaTCAGGaactaacagtttagtttctGTTCCATCAAGAGAGCATCGTGTGTGCTTTCTCTAGGCTTCCGCGAcatcaattggtatcagagccttgaCTTACCCTGGTCTGATGGCTGACCGACGAGACGGTAACCACCACAACAATGACAGCGGTGACGACGTCAACAACCCAGTCCTCACTAGGGCTGAGTTCCTTGATTTTCGTGATGAAAATCAACAATTTCGTGATTCAACCCAGCAGACTCTGGACCAAATTCAAGAAGCGCTTGCCACCTTGCTTAATCGAAACCATAATCGCGATGACGAAGAGCGACGTGATAACCAAGCGCGTGGCCCAAACCGGAACAGGCGGCAAGACTACCATGAAGAAGACAGTGAAGACGAGGAGTATACAGAGAAAGTCCTTGGAAATCATCATGTTCCCGCGAGGGATAATGGTCGAGATTATCAGGAGCAGAGGGACTATCGGATGAAAGTAGAGTTACCATCCTTTAATGGTAATGTCTCCATTGAAGAGTATCTAGATTGGGTCAGTAAAGTGGAAAAGTTTTTCGATTATATGGGTACAGCAGATGACAAACAGGTGTGTTTGGTGGCCTACAAATTGAAGGAAGGAGCATCTGTCTGGTGGATCGTGTTCAATTAAACCATACCCACGAACGAAAGCTTCCAATACGATCATGGAGGAGAATGAAAAGATTAATGGTAGATCAGTTCTTACCACCAGATTACCAGCAAGAGTTGTTCAGACAATACCAGGATTGCAGGCAGGGAACCCGGACAGCTAATGAGTACATGGAGGAGTTTGACAGGTTGGCGAATCGTAATGATTTGGAGGAAACTGAAAATCAACGAATATCCAGATTTGTACACGGGTTGCGAGTTTCCATCCGAGATCAGGTATCCCTACAAACTTTATATACTTTGAATGAGGCTGTAACCTTATCCAAGAAAATAGAATATCAGCATCTTAGGGCAGGTTCAAAGTTTTCCAACCGCAATTCAGAGTCCTCTGGTTCAACTACCAATAAAGGTAAACAGCCTATGTTTACACCACGATCACAACCCATGGTTAGGGAGAATAATGGTGTCAACCAATCCATAGTGGCATCAACAGGTTCCGCAGTCCAACCGATAGCAAATGCCAACCCTTATGCTAGGCCAACTGGGAATAAGTGTTATAGGTGCGGAGAACCTGGACATCAATCTAGTACTTGCCCTAAGCGAACCGTAGTGAATCTGGTGGTGGCAGAAGAGGGCGAGGTAGAAGGTGAACATGAGGGTGAAGAGGTGTATAATGATGCTGATCCGTATGCTTATGATCCCAATGAGGTCCAAGAGGACGAGGAAGGCGTGCCATTAGGGCAGTCTTTGGTGATTCAGAGGTTGTTGCTCACACCAAGGGTGTAATATGGTGATCAGCGGAATGAGATCTTCCGAGCACGATGCACCATCAGTAAGAGGGTCTGTGATTTGATCATTGACAGTGGCAGTGTAGAGAACATTGCGTCGAAGAGTTTGGTTACCAAGCTGGAACTGAAAACAGAAAAGCATCCCTCTCTGTACAAAATAGGTTGGATCAAGAAAGGTACGGAAACTCTTGTTACTCAACGATGTCGTATTACTTTTTCTATAGGTAAATTTTATGTAGATTAAGTAGTTTGTGATGTTGTTGAAATGGATGCATGTCATTTAATACTGGGTAGACCTTGGTAGTATGATGTAGATGCTACTCAAAGGTGTAAGGATAGAgtgtatgtgttttttaagaatggTAGAAAAATTGTCCTTGGTCCTATTATGGAAGGCAGTATACCCAAAACTTCTAAAGTGGAGAGGAAGCCAGCACTCCTCATAGTGAACAATGAAGATGAGTTTGATAGGAAGTGTAAGGAGTTGAAATAGGTATATGCTGTAGTGGTGACGGATGGCGAGCCAAAGAAGGTTGCTGTAATACCAGAGACAATCCAACCATTAATCAAGGAGTTTGAAGTGTTTTTTCCAAAAGAGTTGCCTGCAGGTTTACCACCAATGCGCGACATCTAGCATTGCATTGATTTAGCTCCTAGGGCTAGTCTACCAAATCTGCCACATTACAAAATGAACCCTCAAGAAGGTCAGATTCTACAAGGGTAGGTGGATGAGCTTCTGAGCAAGGGGCAGATCAGGGAGAGTATGAGTCCATGTGTAGTACCGGCCTTGTTAACACCGAAGAAGGATGGGAGCTGGCGTATGTGTGTGGATAGTTGAGCCATCAACAAGATCACAGTCAGGTATCGATTTCCCATTCCTCGAATAGATGACATGTTTGATATGCTGAGTGGGTCCAAGTGTTACACCAAGTTGGATCTCAAGAGTGGGTATCATCAGATTCGAATCCGACCTGGAGATGAGAGGAAGATAGCTTTTAAGACAAAGGAGGGGTTGTATGAGTGGATGGTAATGCCTTTCAAGTTGTCCAATGCTCCCAGCACTTTCATGAGACTTATGAATCAAGTATTGAAACCATTTATTGGAAAGTTTGTGGTAGTTTATTTTGACGATATCCTAATTTACAGTAAGACAGAAGCAGCCCACTATAATCATGTGCAGAAGTATTAGCGGTGTTGCAGGCCAATGAGTTGTATATCAACTTGAAGAAGTGCAGCTTCTTGACTGATAAGTTGCTGTTCTTAAGGTATGTGGTTAGTGCAGATGGGATTCATGTTGATGAGGACAAGGTCTGTGCAATCAGAGAATGGCCAACCCTAAAGACAGTGAGTGATGTGTGAAGCTTCCATGGGCTAGCAACCTTCTATCGGAGGTTTGTTCGAGATTTCAGTAGCATAGTAGCCCC contains:
- the LOC126727860 gene encoding uncharacterized protein LOC126727860 yields the protein MKIKKKCNARAPPSLSDDQSPTITKEVEDAMKEHQNGNYTKALILVEATLSQHPSSALALAVLGFCHLKFVFSAEHSTTPVSSDDGLLQLAETFNHVKEAVDLSKRAVRLCPNSLACWFFHVNALFKLTEYDANAGHEPVIEACDAGLAIEFAPEDLATEPRIEEFRTCLRLIKLQSKYLIDTKYLENLKNEIQELQERKEEIEERAITASKNFETPELMPLPENKRKIKNLKKVVVLDVDTVERRVKTYWNDTMTMEQKKDLLRIQIEDLKLHFAKNKLAMEVMKQAVEYATGAKNWKFSSNTECRWCGERFFDAKLTGEHMKRVHLGTFSVELDSVLPEFLFDSLWDTVESGKWKPVNVVEANKILEDLSRNEGGDKDFMKQKWPYCDDRRREEIINKIRAVLRQFVGIKCFCSSHLSALMNLILEMLKKQVPEQLLMEYGINRTLLSVCFLGISELNLVFEFLDDLANVCGLRRLVLSLGMETAIGEHSVANYEKIVFNEDFSCVVFDMRMLRGELMVPNDGAAVTSSTDDEIELNDDEYKDDILDWLLKGGTNIGEQLKQWTNLREASRSQGKELYKIYGVEFNRLLSICKKKVQYLRDIKVWQNLESICVKEDKRREEFGYEPVSYKYLLSNQRQIASTNGNIFELDILWNILREDHVDNEIRLLIEKQIDEMDAKLYKLDAIIRTTTINMQQTGKKIKAVTNYDYRSILVPLLKSFMRAQLEEQANKDAEKKYEAVEEALISEFDDLDKKKKTDKGGGADTAEASGAASADVDVPPPTTSDDSDIRCTLDHVLTVQATHGQILVDVLDEIRALCTELYQFAPTNRDWEVAQIVCEKLGYFHKVTELLSGTAYPTANHYFPSVFRLKLELNQ